The Macrobrachium rosenbergii isolate ZJJX-2024 chromosome 7, ASM4041242v1, whole genome shotgun sequence genome segment tcgccactttgtcgtaatgtttgcaccgttttatattagtcgttacataaagttttatatatgaaaatgtgtgcaatttcatgtagaatacaacaaaaaataactcatggttgtagcttttatcagttttgaaatattttcatataaatcacgataaatagaaaaaattctaccttcagtcatctttaactcaaccgaaatggtcgaaaaatgcaattgtaagctaaaacacttacagtctaataatattcaatcaattaccttcattttgcaacaaattggaagtctctagcacaatatttcgatttatggtgaatttttgaaaaaactttttttatgtccacgcgttacgaattcatgcatcattttgtgataatattttctctgtgttgctgtgatcgttttacaatttgttatactgtataccaaaatcatcgcaatttagtgtaaaatacaaagaaaaaaataactcgttagctttaaccattttgtcacagcatgatttgtatacaattatatatgaaattttttttcacgctgtcatatatttcagtatttatatatgataatgatatttttttcatttctgatggttgcatactaaatttcaggcaatgagaaaaaaaggaaccaaaaatgaactcttaatcttgaaaactaagcgtgctgtgattttttgtaaaaaaatttttttctgcttcggcgctaactcccgaacgccgccggcatacgacagacacttttgtaaatagaggctcggcagtTAAGGGTTAaatgtgttggattccagatatatattttcctttataatccatATCTGTCATTcacatgagctttctttgtaaactttttatatttctatcagtctggtaagtaaaggacagtaatgTTGAGAAGGAAAATGCAGGCTGGGATTCTGATTATACCCAGGCGCAGTGGTGCTCGACACGTTATTGGTTGTtgtctgcaaagcagccaatccaggagcgccagtcattttccttggcgctcattggctaTACACTTAATGTTGATTGGCTGGATCCTCAGTCCCATCTCGCGGAAAATGGAATTGTGGGAGTCGCACCATCGCATCTTGGCCAGTTCTGTGCATAGTACGTAGCATCTTCTGATTGGATCGCAGCATTTTGTGTTTCAGTTTTGATCTTTGTGTATCAGTGCTAATCATGCCCTAAAATACCTCCTAAAAAACACCTTGCTCCTTCTAAGCTTTTGACAAAGAGTCTAAATGCAAGAAGACGGTCATGAAGCTCGATGAGAATGTAaaacttctcgatatgttgaagtTAGGGAAAAGTTACGCCGCTGTAGTCCACCATTTTCATGTCTACAGTTAGGTACATAGAGAAGAATGAGGCCGAGATATATAAGGCTGTAAGTATGAGCTTCTTCGGTAGTGGAAAAACAGTTTTGACAGTGCGGGATAAGACAGTCATTAAGATGGAATATGCACTGGCattttggataaaggactgccgtaAGAAGAACATCCCCCTCAACTCCATCATCATTCGCGAAAAAGCGCAGCAACTGTACCAGCAGTATTGGACTGCTATGGAGGGTGACGATGTACAGGTACAGGAAGGCGGCAACAGACAGGCACAGGAAGGTGATGATTAAGGGGAATTAGAGTTCTTAGGCTTCGATAAACCTgtgccagaagaagaagaagaagaagaagaggaggaggagaaggaggaggaagaaccacaagcaggaccatcatcagcttCTCAAGGtgtccaggccagcaaggggtggttccaccagTTCCAGAAGCAGTTCCACCTAAATtctgtttctctgcatggggaagcaGCATCCGCAGATACGGAAGCCACTGCTaaatatccggaggccttcaagaaaCTCATgaaggagaagggctaccatccaaaACAGATGTTCAGTACGGACAAGACTGGACTGTTATGGAAAAAGATGCCGTCCTGGACATACCTCTTGAAGGACGAAGCCAAAGCCTCTGGATTGAAGGCCCAGACGGATAGGGTTACCCTCCTAATGTCTGGGAATGCATCTAGCTTCATGTTGAAACCAGGCTttatttacaaggctgcaaaccccaggacCCTCAAGAATAAGTATAAGGCATTCCTGCCTGTGTTCTGCATGCctaaccccaaggcctggatcaccaaagtacTTACGGATCAGTGGTTTCATCaaagcttcatccctcaagttagacAATACCTGAGtgacttgggcatggagttcaaggtgttgctgattatggataatgctggtggccaccctgtgGATCTTTATTACGAAGGAGTCCAACTcaagttcctccctgccaacaccacctctctcctccagcctgtggaccagggcgtgatccgtaCCTTCGAGGCACCCTACACCCAGAACTCCCTcgagcaccttgtgaatgcagtGGCcgctgacagtgaatttacgctgaaggactattggcgtaaattcacgattgccacgtcTGTCTGTCATTGACTGATCATTGAAGGAAACGAAGAAGGAGACCTTGAATGCGTGgtggaagaagttgtggccggagtgtgttcatgattataaGGGCTTCTCTTCTGAAGATCATCATTTGTCCATTGGTAAGGCGGTctagttggcgaggattctaggcaGAGAAGGCTTTGATGACATCACCAAGGATGAAGTCCTCACTCtcattgatgctcactctgaccccctgatggacctagatttggaagagctgatgaaGTCTGTCAGGGAGGAAGAAGACACTCCAGGttcaagggaggaggaggagaagaaggatgaggggctgactttggaacgtctgtcccaaaTTAAGAGGATAATTAAGGAGGCACAGGAGATGGTTTCAACTTGGGATCATTATATGGAACACTCCTTAAAGTTTTTGAATATCCTTGATTTGgcattggagccctataatcaaaccctctTCAGCATGAAGCAGCagtgacagcagctgcctatcactatGTTTATTAAGTGTatgaagaaggaccctccaaagcctccccaaatccctgaagaagtgcctccccagtcACCTGAAGTAGTGCCTGCCCAGgcacctgaagaagtgccttcTGTAACCCCTGacaagtgcctcctgaaggtgatgAGGCACCCTCAGAGATGTAACTcttctgctttgctgtgcagtcatatcttcattgtcattcatcaggctgcacaactaattcatcatcatcatctttaatcaacatgcATCACTGTTGAGTACCAGTATGGTTTATGTAATCTTAGTATGTATgtggtattaaatttttttaatgtgcatacagtaaaccccctcaGATTTGGGGATGCATGTCACAACCCCccttgaatagctaaaatccgcgaatacttaaaacccctctaaaaacacatagaactgcctattttgatacttTATACACATGAAAaaccccctaaaaatgcttatatctgagtattttaatagttttatcacaaaagtgcatttagtcatgaaaattatatgaaaatacagtaattagtgaataattctcagtgaaaaatatcacgaatgggcgaattttctgtgaataatgggtaaatacgttccacagagaaatccgcgaatacgtgggtccacgaatctctctctcgtgaattaccaatgtttcccctgtaaaagaaaacgggatggcttgaatagtaactgtatgaaagaaaatgtgcgtgcctGAATACTTTTGGGGACTGGATTActttcacatgtagctgtaagctGTACAGTACGtacttatatttttaagggtaaaatgtttaagatgactctgaaatgatattaataatatcatttcaacgattaatacagtaataggataatagctTAAGATATATTtgatgtagatgatatttttaggTATGCATTTgatgtttgaactttcaagataggcagttataagcaattttagaggggggtttttaagtattcacggattttaactGTTCGCAGGGGGtcaggcagttataagcaattttagaggggggttttaagtattcatggattttaaacTATTCGCAGGGGGTCTGGTATGCATCCCTGCAAACACAGGTAGTTTACTGTACAACGATCTCAAGGAAGAGACCTTGCTGACCAAATGGGTTGACCCAGACGTGACTCATCTGTGCCCCGTTCTGTCACTGGACTGCCTCTGCATGGAAGTagtctttttctttcagttagaGATAGTGGCAGTGGAATCAACTGCCATGGTAGCATTCCAAACAGTCTCCTGGATTGATCTTTAATCACTCTCTGTGGCCAAGATTGCATCATCTTCTTTGGGTTCCTGTACACCCAAAGAAGACACTACGTTTTGGAGACTGATGTTTTTGGAGGTAGGACCATCACCTACCTAAatcaccagacagctaacctgcGGGCGAACCTAGTGCTCAAGAGGCGAGACAAAGTTTTGTCTCAGGTTTCCAGGTTTGTCAGATCGGAGTCGGCATTGACACTCAGAAATGGACTGGTACTGGGTTCCACTTTCCTCTTTGCTAGAGGTGAGGAGGAGGCTGCCAGTGGACAGACTTCGTGTCGAGAACAATGACATGCTGGTACACCAGGCAGTGGCCTAGACCTACAGGTCTTCGCATGTCACTGCACCCCAACCTTTCGGGTCAGGCTGGCCCGTTCTCTTTGGGTCCGAGGAAGTCCCAGGGTTTCTTGACCCCTCTTATAGGTACCCCAGCAGTGAAAGGTACTCAGTTGCGCCCTTTTCAGCCCCCTGCCCATACTAAGAAGGGGGGCTAGGGTAAGAGCAAGGGTGGCATTCCTCCCCACCTGCTGCCAATGatgggggtgcctgtcgagccgttgggcaacatggcagcgatacgaagcggagacctgggtagtggatgttctTCAGGGAGGGTATCTAGTACCCTTCGAGTGTCCGCCAACCCTCACCAGTGAACCGGTCTGCTTCCAGACTTATGTTCCCGACTCACAGAAGGACCTTGCCCTTTGGGAAGAGGTGAATGCAATGCTCAAGAAAGGCGCTGTAGAAGTTGTGAAAGATCGGTGTTCAGGGTTCTACAGTGGTCTGTTTCTAATGGAGAAGACGACTGGCGGCTGGAGGCTGGTCACAGACCTCTCTCCCCAGAACTTGTTTGTTTGTCATGGctggttcaagatggaaatggtaCGGTTAGTACTCGATTCCATCAGGTAGTCCGACTTCATGCTTTTGGTAGACTTGAcggatgtgtattttcaaatgCCCATCCACCAGTCCTCGCGCAAATACCTCTGCTTTACCCTCGGAGAGATGGTGTTCCAGTTCAAAGCACCTTTTATTGGGCTCTCAACTGCTCCCCAGGTGCTCACGCAAGTGTTCACCTTTgtctcagcttgggcccacttaCACAGGATACAACTTCTGCGGTACTTGGACAGTTGGCTAGTCCGGTCATGCTCTTTTTCGCAGTTGCTGTAGGACAGAGATCGACTTCTTGAGTTTTGTCGTGACTTGGGAG includes the following:
- the LOC136840393 gene encoding tigger transposable element-derived protein 1-like, with product MEYALAFWIKDCRKKNIPLNSIIIREKAQQLYQQYWTAMEGDDVQVQEGGNRQAQEGFDKPVPEEEEEEEEEEEKEEEEPQAGPSSASQGVQASKGWFHQFQKQFHLNSVSLHGEAASADTEATAKYPEAFKKLMKEKGYHPKQMFSTDKTGLLWKKMPSWTYLLKDEAKASGLKAQTDRVTLLMSGNASSFMLKPGFIYKAANPRTLKNKYKAFLPVFCMPNPKAWITKVLTDQWFHQSFIPQVRQYLSDLGMEFKVLLIMDNAGGHPVDLYYEGVQLKFLPANTTSLLQPVDQGVIRTFEAPYTQNSLEHLVNAVAADSEFTLKDYWHLEELMKSVREEEDTPGSREEEEKKDEGLTLERLSQIKRIIKEAQEMVSTWDHYMEHSLKFLNILDLALEPYNQTLFSMKQQ